The genomic stretch GCCGACGAGCGACGCCCGCAGCCGTCCGTGGTTGTAGATCTCGCCGTTGCAGACGGAGACCAGGCCGCGGTCCTCCGAGTAGTGCGGCTGGTTGCCTCGCTCCAGGTCGGTCAGGGCGAGCCTGCGGAAACCGAGCGCAATATCCTTCCCGATGTGGTGACCAACGTCGTCCGGGCCCCGGTGAATAAGTTCGGAAGTCATCTCCGAAATAACTCGACTATTGAGCAGTGCTCCGCCGAGGGCGAATATACCCGCTATTCCACACATGCTGGGAAGTCCCCCGTTCCACACTTGCACGACGGCGGCCGGATTCAAGCACAGTACCCGTGGAGAAAATTGGCGTCAACGAAGTCTTTTTAGTGTCCGTCAGATCTCGTGGCCGACAGGACTGGCCTGCGGAGCGGATTCGAGAATAAAGTCGCCCGCAGGGTCGGGCCCGGCCCCGGAGACACCCGGAAAGAGAAGGGCGAAAAGCAGTGAAGCGGAACCAATGGACACCCTGGGACACCGACACCCCGACCGGCGGCACGGAAACGGAATCCGTGCGCGTCTACTGCCTCCCGCACGCCGGCGGATCGGCCGGCTCGTACCTGGCCTGGTCGCGGTCCCACGAGGTTCCCGGGCTGCGGTTCGTACCGGTGGAGCTGCCCGGCCGGGGCACCCGCCTCGGCGAGCCCCTGCCCACCTCCATGGACGAGGTGGTGGACGGTTTCCTCACGGTGCTCGCGGACCGGCCGGAACACGAGAGGTTCCTGCTCCTGGGCCACAGCATGGGCGCCCAGATCGCCTACGAGACAACGCGCCGCCTGGCCGTGTCCGGCCGGCCGCTGCCCCGGGCCGTGGTGGTGTCCGGGTGCCGCCCGCCCGGTGCCCCGGTCGCGCTGCCCCTGCACGACCGGAGCGACGACGAACTGCTGGAAGGCATCGTCGAGCTCGGCGGCACACCCGCCGAGGTCCTCGCGGAACGGGAACTGCTCGGCATGCTGCTGCCCGTGATGCGCGCCGACCTCGGACTGCTGGCCCGGTACACGACCGACGTCCGTCCG from Actinacidiphila yeochonensis CN732 encodes the following:
- a CDS encoding thioesterase II family protein, coding for MKRNQWTPWDTDTPTGGTETESVRVYCLPHAGGSAGSYLAWSRSHEVPGLRFVPVELPGRGTRLGEPLPTSMDEVVDGFLTVLADRPEHERFLLLGHSMGAQIAYETTRRLAVSGRPLPRAVVVSGCRPPGAPVALPLHDRSDDELLEGIVELGGTPAEVLAERELLGMLLPVMRADLGLLARYTTDVRPTVLPCPVLALGGADDQLAGPEWITGWQAVTAENFRHRILPGDHFFLHARAAEAMAEIAAAAREHAAPAGG